The Crocosphaera subtropica ATCC 51142 genome includes a window with the following:
- a CDS encoding methyl-accepting chemotaxis protein — translation MDSQQNHESNSISSNNGHANHEPEMTNDQQEKDKIIISGYSQVNEYQSNEENATIIAKEEAIDSKNQKLTFWQRFNLKTKATLLAVAIGTIPVLAIGGVNYYLTEQSLTKQEFKYQKTRAVTVSNDLTQFAKNNYQKVMDLSRLPILTNPELSEKLSKEEKEKALEKFLKDGVNSIVVIDAKTGNTVLEGREANREATIPNYSKIDYWQEVVKTKEPVINPLRISKANNLSSFFVAAPVFHEKTGELLYVIRTRTDASYIDNLIRSSIKYRSEEVGDQGEPKYLVTDQNNKVFVSEKPEEIDQDINKFFPKFSTLKTAQKSEVAFDVSPINQEKYVVAYTPLQNVDGLPTQDWSIIVADKVSTAFAPQRYLLLTFTLGTLLTALGVAILAAYLANRVTQPIINAAHAVEQIGDGELDTRIEVTGNDEIAKLGSNINRMVDQIQTLLVEQEEATRQRLEAQQDSKQQQLIAEKERQQQQQLQNELMRLLSDIEEATNGNLTVRAEISDGQIGIVADFFNAIIESLRDIVTQVKQTTQQVNLSLSGDEKSIQELAQQSQGQAQQIQQVLNSVEAMAQSIQQVSANAQAAAQAARESSQTAQLSGDAMDNTVNSILQLRDTVGETTKKVKRLGESSQQISKVISLINQIALQTNLLAINASIEAARAGEEGRGFAVVAEEVGQLAAQSAAATKEIEKIVETIQRETSAVVEAMEVGTAQVVEGTNLAESTKESLGKIVVVSRQIDDLLQSISQTTVSQADTSKSVTQLMEEVAQVSQKTSDSSIQVSHSLQQTAQKANQLQESVDTFKLS, via the coding sequence ATGGACAGCCAGCAAAACCACGAGTCTAACTCTATTAGTTCTAATAATGGTCATGCTAACCATGAGCCTGAAATGACGAATGATCAACAAGAGAAAGACAAAATAATTATTAGTGGATATTCCCAAGTTAATGAGTATCAATCTAACGAAGAAAATGCAACCATCATTGCTAAAGAAGAAGCCATAGATAGTAAGAATCAAAAACTTACTTTTTGGCAACGCTTTAATCTAAAAACTAAAGCCACATTATTAGCGGTAGCCATTGGCACTATTCCCGTATTAGCCATTGGAGGTGTTAATTACTACTTAACTGAACAGTCTCTCACCAAACAAGAATTCAAGTACCAAAAAACCAGAGCGGTAACCGTTAGTAATGACCTGACTCAATTTGCTAAAAATAATTACCAAAAAGTCATGGATTTATCCAGACTTCCTATTTTAACAAATCCCGAACTATCTGAAAAGCTTAGTAAAGAAGAAAAGGAGAAAGCCTTAGAGAAATTTCTCAAAGATGGAGTGAATAGTATTGTCGTCATCGATGCTAAAACAGGAAATACGGTTTTAGAAGGTAGAGAAGCTAATAGAGAAGCAACTATTCCTAACTATAGTAAAATTGATTATTGGCAAGAAGTTGTTAAGACTAAAGAACCAGTCATCAATCCTTTAAGAATATCAAAAGCTAATAATTTATCTTCATTTTTTGTAGCTGCTCCAGTATTTCATGAAAAAACAGGAGAACTATTATATGTTATTCGGACAAGAACCGATGCCAGCTATATTGATAATTTAATTCGTTCAAGTATTAAATATCGTTCTGAAGAAGTTGGTGATCAAGGAGAACCCAAATATTTAGTTACGGATCAAAATAATAAAGTATTTGTTTCTGAAAAACCCGAAGAAATTGATCAAGATATCAATAAATTTTTCCCTAAATTTTCAACCTTAAAAACGGCTCAAAAATCAGAAGTTGCTTTTGATGTCAGTCCCATCAATCAAGAAAAATATGTGGTTGCTTATACGCCCCTACAAAATGTTGATGGTTTACCCACTCAAGACTGGAGTATTATCGTCGCCGATAAAGTCAGTACAGCCTTTGCACCCCAACGTTATTTACTATTAACCTTTACCCTGGGAACTTTACTGACAGCGTTAGGGGTTGCCATATTAGCTGCGTATTTAGCGAACCGAGTCACCCAACCCATTATTAATGCAGCCCACGCCGTTGAACAAATTGGAGATGGAGAATTAGACACCCGTATTGAAGTGACAGGAAATGATGAAATTGCTAAATTAGGGTCTAATATTAATCGCATGGTGGATCAAATTCAAACCCTATTGGTTGAACAAGAAGAAGCCACCCGTCAACGGTTAGAAGCGCAACAAGACAGCAAACAACAACAATTGATTGCCGAAAAAGAACGACAACAACAACAACAACTGCAAAATGAATTAATGCGACTGTTGAGTGATATTGAAGAAGCTACCAACGGCAACTTAACCGTTCGTGCTGAAATTTCTGACGGACAAATTGGTATTGTGGCGGACTTTTTTAACGCCATCATTGAAAGTTTACGGGACATTGTTACCCAGGTAAAACAAACCACCCAACAAGTGAACTTATCTTTGAGTGGAGATGAAAAATCTATCCAAGAATTAGCCCAACAATCTCAAGGACAAGCCCAACAAATTCAACAGGTTTTAAACTCTGTTGAAGCTATGGCTCAATCCATTCAACAAGTCTCAGCCAATGCTCAAGCTGCAGCCCAAGCAGCCAGAGAGTCCTCCCAAACCGCTCAACTGAGTGGAGATGCTATGGATAATACCGTTAATAGTATTCTCCAATTACGGGATACGGTTGGAGAAACCACCAAGAAAGTTAAACGGTTAGGGGAATCATCCCAACAAATTTCTAAAGTTATCTCTTTAATTAACCAAATTGCCTTACAAACTAACTTACTTGCCATTAATGCAAGTATTGAAGCAGCCCGTGCAGGAGAAGAGGGACGAGGGTTTGCGGTGGTTGCAGAAGAAGTGGGACAGTTAGCAGCCCAGTCGGCCGCAGCTACCAAAGAAATTGAAAAAATTGTTGAAACTATCCAACGAGAAACCAGCGCAGTCGTTGAAGCGATGGAAGTGGGGACTGCCCAAGTTGTCGAAGGAACCAATTTAGCTGAAAGTACCAAAGAAAGTTTAGGCAAAATTGTGGTGGTTTCTCGTCAAATTGATGACCTCCTACAATCTATTTCTCAAACCACAGTGTCTCAAGCGGATACCTCGAAATCGGTTACCCAATTAATGGAAGAAGTGGCTCAAGTATCCCAAAAAACTTCTGATTCTTCTATCCAGGTGTCCCATTCCTTACAACAAACAGCCCAAAAGGCTAATCAATTACAAGAGTCTGTTGATACCTTCAAGTTGAGTTAA
- a CDS encoding hybrid sensor histidine kinase/response regulator, with protein sequence MTQDKEKKVRLQFLTEAQEYLNNLESGLLGLGTHGIHRQQIDRLLRAAHSIKGGAAMMGFQSLSDIAHRLEDFFKVLKAEGSHRVDEELEGLFLSSVDRLRQIAQWNRQGVEIDPTWLKKEVNPLMDALYERLGDPQPEDAVNLLSEEAEEDMVVLMFESEVEGCLQRLESVFHNSQRPCLREEFLIAAQELEGLGQMLELPAFSALCQSIIQGIETYPDALPTVANLALQAWRRSQAMVMIGQREMMPTELNFSCLNTTELTETWEDRFAGFDDSPLSFGIPSNTDSPSFLAEALTQCADMSLEVNAALELEEQGDPLEIIMTPDTLKSYVTPQEFTQEAQAFLADLNDSTPQTPKDFIITSSSDQEKETEDDPEQDTIRVPVKQLETLSDQFGELTIERNGLNLQIKRLRHLIERLSDRVGILEESNQRLRHTYDQITPQAKSSDPQIINTLLQEFDLLEMDRYGDAHLVSQEIMDTVVQLQEVTNDLQLNLEDTESSSRAFSRTSQLMQNTITQLRMRPISDVVGRFPRGLRQMEVQYGKQVNLKIKGGATLLDRAVLEALNDPLLHLLRNAFDHGIESPEVRQRMGKPATGTIEITAGYRGNKTVITLQDDGMGIDLEKIRDKALEMGLQEADLQQASHQDLLDLIFEPGFSTAAKVTDLSGRGVGMDVVRTNLHEIQGDIQVNTQPGKGTIFTITVPFTLSVVRVLLVESGRMLLAFPHTVIDEIVRLHPEMFVSGAGQEVLNWDGSLVPLISLKQWFNFPRPPQMIPTDVTPVIDEPTVLMIAHGNNYLGIQVDRYWGEQEVAIRQVEGNIGLPSGFGGCTILGDGRVVPLVDVMGLLQSNDSDSSPSSFTPKLSPTVTELDSQFIDNQSTGIMVVDDSINVRRFLALTLEKAGYRVEQAKDGQDALDKLQGGLGATVQLVISDIEMPRLDGYGLLSHLKSNPLFQPLPVIMLTSRSGDKHRQLAMNLGACAYFSKPFKETNLLTTIKQFIEH encoded by the coding sequence ATGACACAGGATAAAGAAAAAAAAGTCAGGTTACAATTTCTTACAGAAGCCCAAGAATATTTGAATAACCTAGAATCAGGGTTATTAGGGTTAGGAACTCATGGCATTCATCGTCAACAAATTGATCGCCTATTAAGGGCAGCCCATTCGATTAAAGGGGGGGCGGCCATGATGGGGTTTCAATCCCTTTCTGACATTGCTCACCGTTTAGAAGATTTCTTCAAAGTCCTCAAAGCTGAAGGAAGTCACAGGGTAGATGAAGAACTAGAAGGGCTATTTTTAAGCAGCGTCGATCGTCTCAGACAAATTGCCCAATGGAACCGTCAAGGGGTTGAGATTGACCCCACTTGGTTAAAAAAAGAGGTGAATCCTCTCATGGATGCCCTCTACGAACGCCTAGGTGATCCTCAACCAGAAGATGCGGTTAACCTTCTCTCAGAAGAAGCAGAGGAAGACATGGTTGTACTCATGTTTGAATCGGAAGTGGAAGGCTGCTTACAACGGTTAGAATCAGTATTTCATAATTCCCAACGGCCTTGTTTACGGGAAGAATTTTTGATTGCAGCCCAGGAATTAGAAGGGTTGGGGCAGATGTTAGAGTTACCGGCCTTTTCTGCCCTCTGTCAGTCTATTATTCAAGGGATTGAAACCTATCCCGATGCCTTACCAACAGTGGCTAATTTAGCCCTACAAGCCTGGCGGCGATCGCAGGCCATGGTGATGATCGGACAACGGGAGATGATGCCCACCGAACTTAATTTCTCCTGTTTAAATACAACGGAGTTAACAGAAACTTGGGAAGATAGGTTTGCCGGGTTCGATGATTCTCCTTTATCCTTTGGTATTCCCTCTAACACAGACTCCCCCTCTTTCTTAGCAGAGGCGTTAACCCAATGTGCTGATATGTCTCTAGAAGTGAATGCAGCTTTGGAGTTAGAGGAACAAGGGGACCCCTTGGAAATCATTATGACTCCAGATACCTTAAAGTCCTACGTTACGCCTCAAGAGTTTACTCAAGAAGCCCAAGCATTTTTAGCCGATTTAAACGATTCGACCCCTCAAACGCCTAAAGATTTTATTATTACTTCCTCGTCTGACCAAGAAAAAGAAACCGAGGATGACCCTGAACAAGATACCATTCGGGTTCCTGTCAAACAATTAGAAACCCTCAGTGATCAATTTGGAGAATTGACCATTGAACGCAATGGTTTAAATTTACAGATCAAACGGCTACGTCATCTTATTGAACGATTAAGCGATCGGGTCGGCATCCTCGAAGAGTCCAATCAACGGTTACGCCATACCTACGATCAGATCACACCTCAAGCTAAAAGTAGTGATCCTCAAATCATCAATACTCTGTTGCAAGAGTTTGATTTATTGGAAATGGATCGTTATGGCGATGCTCATCTTGTCTCCCAAGAAATTATGGATACGGTGGTTCAACTCCAAGAAGTCACCAACGATTTACAACTCAATTTAGAAGATACGGAAAGTTCTTCACGAGCTTTTTCTCGCACGTCTCAATTAATGCAGAATACTATCACCCAATTGCGAATGCGACCTATTTCTGATGTGGTGGGACGGTTTCCTAGGGGGTTACGACAAATGGAAGTGCAATATGGAAAACAGGTCAATTTGAAGATTAAAGGAGGTGCAACCTTATTAGATCGAGCCGTACTAGAAGCCTTAAATGATCCGTTATTACATCTTTTACGCAACGCTTTTGATCACGGGATTGAATCCCCGGAGGTTCGTCAAAGGATGGGAAAACCTGCCACAGGAACCATAGAAATTACAGCCGGTTATCGGGGCAATAAAACAGTGATTACCCTGCAAGATGATGGAATGGGTATTGATTTAGAGAAAATTCGGGACAAAGCGTTGGAAATGGGATTACAAGAAGCTGATCTTCAACAGGCCAGCCATCAAGACTTATTAGACCTTATTTTTGAACCTGGGTTTAGTACCGCAGCCAAAGTAACCGACTTATCCGGTCGTGGGGTAGGAATGGATGTGGTTCGCACCAATTTACATGAAATTCAAGGGGATATTCAGGTCAATACACAGCCAGGAAAGGGGACAATATTTACCATTACGGTTCCTTTTACTCTCTCAGTGGTGCGGGTCTTGTTAGTGGAAAGTGGCAGAATGTTATTGGCTTTTCCTCATACTGTCATTGATGAAATCGTCCGTCTGCATCCTGAAATGTTTGTGAGTGGTGCAGGTCAAGAGGTTCTTAACTGGGATGGTTCTTTAGTTCCTCTCATCAGCTTGAAACAATGGTTTAATTTCCCCAGGCCTCCGCAGATGATTCCAACGGATGTAACTCCAGTGATTGATGAACCAACAGTTTTAATGATTGCTCATGGTAACAATTATCTGGGGATTCAAGTTGATCGCTATTGGGGTGAACAAGAAGTGGCTATTCGACAAGTAGAAGGTAATATCGGATTACCTTCAGGGTTTGGTGGATGCACCATTTTAGGAGATGGTCGAGTGGTTCCCTTGGTGGATGTGATGGGATTGTTACAATCAAATGATAGTGATTCTTCTCCATCTTCTTTTACCCCGAAACTTTCTCCCACCGTGACTGAGTTAGACTCACAATTTATTGATAATCAGTCTACGGGGATTATGGTGGTAGATGATTCTATCAATGTCCGTCGCTTCTTGGCCTTAACATTAGAAAAAGCTGGTTATCGGGTAGAACAGGCTAAAGATGGTCAAGATGCTTTAGATAAGTTACAAGGGGGTTTAGGGGCAACGGTTCAACTGGTGATCAGTGATATTGAAATGCCTCGTCTTGATGGTTATGGTTTACTCTCTCATCTCAAATCTAATCCTCTCTTTCAACCCTTACCTGTCATTATGCTAACGTCTCGCAGTGGGGACAAACATCGTCAATTAGCGATGAATTTAGGGGCTTGTGCTTATTTTTCTAAGCCGTTTAAAGAAACTAATTTATTAACGACTATTAAACAGTTTATTGAGCATTAA
- a CDS encoding chemotaxis protein CheW, whose amino-acid sequence MTIYSHHRSRRLANKNKENTRQIVTFLLGKEWFALPIDAIQKVVQLGKIYGDPQQKGISLTHYQGQELLVIDVARRIFGTEVLLSHKDTEQTRFLLIIHNKNNEIVGLPIDSPPSILRIPESALIPLPDIYLTQGNIDCISSTLIQVNEQQSFFLLDVSQLMSVKGDHLSVTH is encoded by the coding sequence ATGACTATTTATTCTCATCATCGCTCTCGCCGTTTGGCTAATAAAAATAAGGAAAATACTCGACAAATTGTTACTTTTCTTTTAGGAAAAGAATGGTTTGCTTTGCCTATTGATGCGATTCAAAAAGTTGTCCAATTAGGTAAAATTTATGGTGATCCTCAACAGAAAGGTATTAGTTTAACTCATTATCAGGGTCAAGAATTATTAGTCATTGATGTAGCTCGTCGTATTTTTGGTACAGAGGTGCTTCTCTCTCATAAAGATACTGAGCAAACTCGTTTTTTACTAATTATTCACAATAAAAATAATGAAATAGTTGGATTACCCATTGATTCACCTCCCTCTATTCTAAGGATTCCTGAATCAGCTTTGATTCCCTTACCCGATATTTATTTAACTCAAGGTAATATTGATTGTATTAGTTCTACTCTCATTCAAGTTAATGAGCAACAATCTTTCTTTTTATTAGATGTTAGTCAGCTAATGTCAGTAAAAGGCGACCATTTATCGGTTACCCATTAA
- a CDS encoding SNF2-related protein, with the protein MTEQTWNPEIPNQKIRLKNNPGKQGFTTGKTRKSAGRLLVLINFGPNENTYKQYQQLELCEVEESINDLIRDGKFGNPDDLRRILTFEKIKGDLTNIFYSMESSNTDFYAYQFKPVLKFLDSSVGRLLIADEVGLGKTIESMYIWKELQIREDARRLLIVCPAMLRDKWVNDLRNRFNLYAEIIDTKGLLEKVQSFTQNGTPDSFLYVTSLEGMRVKNWDDEKKSNDTRAKLARLLEENPVIDDRGIFDLVIIDEAHYLRNPETANNKLGNLLREVSRYLILLTATPIQIRSNNLYQLLKLISPDDFFDSTNFEKMLEDNKPIVDALKLIWKTQPNIEEIRELIEQALKSNYFRKSLRLDNLYKELNSSDTITSEQQVRFAQILESASLFGHFMTRSRKREVLKDHRVKRKPQTLTVNFTQQEKEVYDYISYKIRLQAIGESKFNVFRLMARQRQMASSMVAALEAWTEIDPEKKTRVIDDLLAIDDNEEELYEIHGSLIDYAVNGYKGSLEESVDWEMPINPIPNNEQELQQFITDLRKHDTKYQELIQCLKQKLAENPKEKFVLFAFYRNTLTYLAERLQEDGIEICLILGGMDKEDKQDKLKSFQDNNQISVLLSSEVGSEGIDLQFCRFLINYDLPWNPMRVEQRIGRLDRLNQKSETISIINFSLKDTIEEYILERLYERIHIFEESIGDLEEILGEKTEELMLDLLNPKLNEKELKEEADRQIRAIADQMELERKLENEAMNLVAFSDYILSTVDKSREQKRWLTPDELKAFVEDFFQLQYPGTVITPNQKIESLYQIKLSEDAKIDLKLFKEKTRISTSTFLDRQPVNCFFDSKVAGTMGKANHELIDPTHPLIQWIRDKYEPQSSREQPSLRFQTVSASTLNLKATDLDIKTGTYIYVIQCWKFEGIRIETRLSYKAICLEDEQELSNELTENLINTTAIHGKHKPNVINLINIEQIIKVYEQCQESLSLDFADNEILFEAENTDKCNTQESSVKAYADRKRKEFEERIERFKREEKLSIISAEAGKIGKNTERLNLALKKIDKKRKIATSNPTLATGIIFVEN; encoded by the coding sequence ATGACTGAACAAACTTGGAATCCTGAAATTCCTAATCAAAAGATTAGACTAAAAAACAATCCTGGAAAACAAGGTTTTACAACTGGAAAAACAAGAAAATCTGCTGGACGTTTATTGGTACTTATTAACTTTGGACCGAATGAAAATACATACAAGCAGTATCAACAGTTAGAACTTTGCGAAGTGGAAGAAAGTATTAATGATTTAATCCGTGATGGAAAGTTCGGAAATCCTGACGATTTACGAAGAATTTTAACCTTTGAAAAAATCAAAGGTGATTTAACAAATATTTTTTATAGTATGGAGTCTAGTAATACTGACTTTTATGCTTATCAATTTAAACCTGTTCTTAAATTTCTTGATTCCTCAGTTGGACGATTACTGATTGCTGATGAAGTTGGACTCGGTAAAACCATTGAGTCTATGTACATTTGGAAAGAATTACAAATTAGAGAAGATGCTCGTCGTCTTTTAATTGTTTGTCCTGCTATGTTACGGGATAAGTGGGTTAATGATTTAAGAAATCGCTTTAATTTATATGCAGAGATTATCGATACTAAAGGACTCCTCGAAAAAGTTCAGTCATTTACTCAAAATGGCACTCCTGATTCATTTCTTTATGTAACCAGTTTAGAAGGAATGAGAGTAAAAAACTGGGATGATGAAAAAAAATCTAACGACACAAGAGCAAAATTAGCTCGTTTACTAGAAGAAAACCCAGTGATTGACGACAGAGGAATTTTTGATTTAGTCATTATTGATGAAGCTCATTATTTACGCAACCCAGAAACAGCTAATAACAAATTAGGAAATCTTTTACGAGAAGTTTCAAGATATTTGATTTTACTAACAGCAACTCCCATTCAGATTCGTAGTAATAATTTATATCAATTACTAAAACTAATTAGTCCTGACGATTTTTTTGATTCGACTAACTTTGAAAAGATGCTAGAAGATAATAAACCGATTGTTGATGCTCTCAAATTAATTTGGAAAACACAGCCAAATATTGAAGAGATTAGAGAGTTAATAGAACAGGCTCTAAAATCTAATTATTTTCGTAAAAGTTTAAGATTAGATAATCTTTATAAAGAATTAAATTCTAGTGATACAATTACTTCTGAACAACAAGTTCGGTTTGCTCAAATTTTAGAAAGTGCTTCCCTTTTTGGTCATTTTATGACAAGAAGCCGAAAAAGAGAAGTCCTCAAAGATCATCGAGTTAAGCGAAAACCTCAAACACTAACCGTTAATTTTACCCAACAAGAAAAAGAAGTTTATGACTATATAAGCTATAAAATTCGGCTTCAAGCTATAGGAGAATCTAAATTTAATGTATTTAGATTAATGGCACGACAGAGACAAATGGCAAGCTCTATGGTTGCTGCTTTAGAAGCTTGGACAGAAATAGACCCTGAAAAAAAGACAAGAGTTATTGATGACCTTTTAGCTATAGATGATAATGAAGAAGAACTTTATGAAATTCATGGCTCTTTAATAGATTATGCCGTAAATGGTTATAAAGGTAGTTTAGAAGAATCAGTTGATTGGGAAATGCCCATTAATCCTATCCCTAATAATGAACAAGAGCTTCAGCAATTTATTACTGATTTAAGAAAACATGATACTAAATATCAAGAATTAATCCAATGTCTCAAACAAAAATTAGCGGAAAATCCAAAAGAAAAATTTGTTTTATTCGCATTCTATCGTAATACCTTAACCTATTTAGCGGAACGTCTGCAAGAAGATGGCATTGAAATTTGTCTTATTTTAGGAGGTATGGATAAAGAAGATAAACAAGACAAACTTAAGTCTTTTCAAGATAATAATCAAATCTCAGTTTTATTATCTTCAGAAGTAGGAAGTGAAGGAATCGACTTACAATTTTGTCGATTTTTAATTAACTATGACTTACCTTGGAATCCTATGCGTGTTGAACAACGTATTGGAAGATTAGACCGTTTAAATCAAAAATCAGAGACTATTTCGATTATTAATTTTAGTTTGAAAGATACCATAGAAGAATATATTTTAGAAAGACTTTACGAAAGAATTCATATATTTGAAGAAAGTATCGGAGATTTAGAGGAAATATTAGGAGAAAAAACAGAAGAACTAATGTTAGATTTACTTAACCCTAAACTTAATGAGAAAGAACTTAAAGAAGAAGCTGATCGTCAAATTAGGGCTATCGCAGATCAAATGGAACTAGAAAGAAAACTGGAAAATGAAGCGATGAATTTGGTCGCATTTTCAGATTATATTTTGAGTACAGTTGATAAAAGTCGTGAGCAAAAAAGATGGTTAACTCCAGATGAATTAAAAGCTTTTGTCGAAGACTTTTTTCAGCTTCAATATCCTGGTACAGTAATTACTCCAAATCAGAAAATAGAAAGTCTTTATCAGATTAAACTTTCAGAAGACGCAAAAATTGACTTAAAACTTTTTAAAGAAAAAACTCGTATTTCAACCTCAACATTTTTAGATCGTCAACCTGTAAATTGTTTCTTTGATTCAAAAGTAGCTGGAACAATGGGGAAAGCTAATCATGAACTCATAGATCCAACCCATCCCTTGATTCAATGGATTCGTGATAAATATGAGCCTCAATCATCCAGAGAACAACCATCATTAAGATTCCAAACAGTTTCAGCATCTACATTAAATCTGAAAGCAACAGATTTAGACATAAAAACAGGTACTTATATTTATGTCATTCAATGCTGGAAGTTTGAAGGAATCAGAATAGAAACTCGTTTATCTTATAAGGCAATTTGCTTAGAAGATGAACAAGAATTGTCTAATGAACTAACAGAAAATCTCATTAATACAACAGCTATTCACGGCAAACATAAGCCGAATGTAATTAATCTAATCAACATTGAACAAATTATTAAAGTTTATGAACAGTGCCAGGAGTCCTTAAGTCTAGATTTTGCTGATAATGAAATACTTTTTGAGGCGGAAAATACAGATAAGTGTAATACACAAGAAAGTAGTGTTAAAGCTTATGCAGACAGAAAAAGAAAAGAATTTGAAGAAAGAATCGAAAGATTCAAACGTGAAGAAAAATTGTCAATTATCTCGGCAGAGGCAGGAAAAATTGGCAAAAATACTGAACGTCTCAATTTAGCTCTGAAAAAAATTGACAAAAAACGAAAAATTGCAACTTCTAATCCTACTTTAGCTACCGGAATTATTTTTGTGGAGAACTAA
- a CDS encoding NACHT domain-containing protein produces the protein MTFSWDSFLCTIAVDYELSSGQSKIFRCRFSEIYRHLSESEFYEIAETELQTTKETYKKQLTEIYKKLEKRCEKLTEKKADKSKILISWLKQEYSSRIIQPIMDWETVCLQMLEVNSESLNSKEIYISPHLSNNDNLINREAFYESQMLEGQSKCLLLGEKGIGKSSFLYQFGLWILKNKKGYPIYLSLEKLKNKSITYYLIEDWLREAHSFFPHIVLSSEHLLNLFKQGNVWLLIDGLANNKRSIKLLDTLFKGWIGEANIFAGCQSRIIDNKNFPSSRFQTYYLTLFNEQQVKAFINEWFINEQTELGEKLWQNLTQEQYSSLRELVKHPQNLSDLCSSWETKHTQPSMSQSNNTIPQGFSLSFIYWKVRFLFSSPQNTDANRLLQSSQPEVEDI, from the coding sequence ATGACCTTCTCTTGGGATAGTTTTTTATGCACGATCGCAGTTGATTATGAATTATCGTCTGGACAATCGAAAATTTTCCGTTGTCGATTTAGCGAAATCTATCGGCATCTATCAGAATCTGAGTTTTATGAAATAGCTGAAACTGAATTACAAACGACTAAAGAAACTTATAAAAAACAGCTAACTGAAATCTATAAAAAACTAGAAAAAAGATGCGAAAAACTGACAGAAAAAAAAGCAGATAAGTCAAAAATTCTTATATCTTGGCTTAAACAAGAATACTCAAGCAGAATCATTCAGCCTATTATGGACTGGGAAACAGTTTGTTTACAAATGCTTGAGGTTAATTCAGAGTCTCTTAATTCAAAAGAAATTTATATTTCTCCTCATCTTTCTAATAATGATAATCTTATTAATAGAGAAGCTTTTTATGAATCTCAAATGCTTGAGGGGCAGAGTAAATGTTTATTATTAGGAGAGAAAGGAATTGGTAAAAGTAGTTTTTTATATCAATTTGGTTTGTGGATTTTAAAAAATAAGAAAGGTTATCCTATTTACCTATCTTTAGAAAAGCTAAAAAATAAATCAATTACCTATTATTTAATCGAAGATTGGCTAAGAGAAGCCCATTCTTTTTTTCCTCATATCGTGCTTTCTTCAGAGCATCTTTTAAATTTATTTAAACAAGGAAATGTCTGGTTACTGATTGATGGGTTAGCAAACAATAAACGCTCAATTAAGTTACTAGATACACTTTTCAAAGGATGGATAGGTGAAGCCAATATTTTTGCCGGTTGTCAGTCACGGATTATTGACAATAAAAATTTTCCTTCCTCTCGATTCCAAACTTATTATTTAACTTTATTTAATGAGCAACAAGTGAAAGCTTTTATTAACGAGTGGTTTATTAATGAGCAAACTGAACTCGGTGAAAAATTATGGCAAAATCTCACTCAAGAGCAATATAGTTCTTTACGAGAACTGGTTAAACATCCTCAGAATCTCTCTGACTTATGTAGTAGTTGGGAGACTAAACATACACAACCTTCAATGAGTCAATCAAATAATACCATTCCTCAAGGTTTTTCTTTGTCTTTTATCTACTGGAAAGTCCGATTTCTGTTTTCATCCCCTCAAAATACAGACGCTAATCGATTATTACAATCCTCTCAACCCGAAGTGGAAGATATCTGA